A window of Haloarcula sp. H-GB4 contains these coding sequences:
- a CDS encoding DNA-directed DNA polymerase, giving the protein MSDGTQGTLGDFEQGADEDRPVADEAAAVAGNGGSDTGGTSVVDLDERQFPPVEETVEFVVTQVDYTIEGQGDDEFPVVHVFGRTDDNEPVHARVFNFQPYFYAPTDSVTEHELRQYDSIAGWEEADAGEPYESIRGERLTKIFGQTPRDVGQIRDDFDHYEADILFPNRLLIDKDITSGVRVPARELDDDSLKVHHEEIQPVEAHADPRVNTFDIEVDDRQGFPEDGEEPIICLTSHDSYRDEYIVWLYESPDGVNGPEALAGYDPIREDFEADVRVFDEEEAMLEAFVDYIVDTNPDVLTGWNFDDFDAPYFLDRLEELQSYNHDFDLQIDRLSRVDEVWRSGWGGPDIKGRVVFDLLYAYKRTQFTELESYRLDAVGEQELGVGKERYTGDIGDLWEQDPEQLLEYNLRDVELCVELDREQDIIDFWDEVRTFVGCKLEDATTPGDAVDMYVLHKLHGEFALPSKGQQESEDYEGGAVFDPITGVRENVTVLDLKSLYPMCMVTTNASPETKVDPEIYDGDTYRAPNGTHFRKEPDGVIREMVDELLSEREEKKEQRNSFDPDNPEYERFDRQQAAVKVIMNSLYGVLGWDRFRLYDKEMGAAVTATGREVIDYTDEVVADEGYEVVYGDTDSVMLQLGDIGPADVNGDATVTDEMREKHPEMGDDELELVAATIQKGFELEETINDSYDEFAMERLNASEHRFQIEFEKLYRRFFQAGKKKRYAGNIVWKEGKHVDDIDITGFEYQRSDIAPITKRVQKEVIDRIVRGEDAESIKQYVSDVIEDYQDGNVNYDDVGIPGGIGKKLDNYDTDTAQVRGAKYANLLLGTNFQSGSKPKRLYLDRVHSDFFQRIEEEEGLDPQRDPLYGEFRRDPDVICFEYADQIPEEFEIDWDKMLDKTLKGPIARILEAMDISWEEVKSGQEQTGLGSFM; this is encoded by the coding sequence ATGAGTGACGGGACCCAGGGCACGCTGGGGGACTTCGAGCAAGGCGCGGACGAGGACCGCCCGGTCGCCGACGAAGCGGCGGCCGTCGCGGGCAACGGTGGGAGCGACACCGGCGGAACGAGCGTCGTCGACCTTGACGAGCGCCAGTTCCCACCGGTTGAGGAGACCGTCGAGTTCGTCGTCACGCAGGTCGACTACACCATCGAGGGGCAGGGCGACGACGAGTTCCCGGTCGTCCACGTTTTCGGGCGCACCGACGACAACGAGCCGGTCCACGCGCGTGTCTTCAATTTCCAACCCTACTTCTACGCGCCGACCGACAGCGTCACCGAGCACGAACTCCGGCAGTACGACAGCATCGCCGGCTGGGAAGAAGCCGACGCTGGCGAACCCTACGAATCGATTCGGGGCGAGCGCCTGACGAAGATATTCGGCCAGACACCACGCGACGTGGGACAGATCCGTGACGACTTCGACCACTACGAGGCGGACATTCTCTTTCCCAACCGCCTGCTCATCGACAAGGACATCACGAGTGGCGTTCGCGTCCCCGCCCGCGAACTCGACGATGACAGCCTGAAAGTCCACCACGAGGAGATCCAGCCGGTCGAGGCACACGCTGACCCGCGGGTCAACACCTTCGACATTGAGGTCGACGACAGACAGGGGTTCCCCGAGGACGGCGAGGAACCGATCATCTGTCTCACCTCGCATGATTCCTACCGCGACGAGTACATCGTCTGGCTGTACGAGTCCCCCGACGGCGTCAACGGTCCCGAGGCGCTGGCCGGCTACGACCCGATCCGGGAGGACTTCGAGGCCGACGTGCGCGTCTTCGACGAGGAGGAGGCCATGCTGGAAGCCTTCGTCGACTACATCGTTGACACCAACCCGGATGTGCTGACAGGCTGGAACTTCGACGACTTCGACGCACCGTACTTTCTCGACCGACTGGAGGAACTCCAGAGCTACAACCACGACTTCGACCTCCAGATAGACCGCCTCTCGCGGGTCGACGAGGTCTGGCGCTCAGGCTGGGGCGGCCCCGATATCAAAGGCCGTGTCGTCTTCGATCTCCTCTATGCCTACAAGCGAACGCAGTTCACCGAACTCGAATCTTACCGGCTTGACGCCGTCGGCGAACAAGAACTCGGCGTCGGCAAGGAGCGTTACACCGGCGACATCGGCGACCTCTGGGAACAGGACCCCGAGCAGTTGCTGGAGTACAACCTCCGGGACGTGGAGCTCTGTGTCGAACTCGACCGCGAACAGGATATCATCGACTTCTGGGACGAGGTCCGTACCTTCGTCGGGTGTAAGCTCGAGGACGCCACCACCCCCGGCGACGCTGTCGACATGTACGTCCTCCACAAGCTCCACGGCGAGTTCGCACTGCCCTCGAAGGGCCAACAGGAGAGCGAGGACTACGAGGGTGGCGCAGTGTTCGACCCCATCACGGGCGTCCGCGAGAACGTTACCGTGCTGGACCTGAAGTCGCTGTACCCGATGTGCATGGTGACGACCAACGCCAGTCCGGAGACGAAAGTTGATCCGGAGATCTACGACGGCGACACCTACCGCGCACCTAATGGCACCCACTTCCGAAAGGAACCGGACGGCGTCATCCGGGAGATGGTCGACGAACTCCTCTCAGAACGCGAGGAGAAGAAAGAACAGCGAAACAGTTTCGACCCAGACAATCCGGAGTACGAGCGCTTCGACCGCCAGCAAGCAGCGGTGAAGGTGATAATGAACAGCCTGTACGGCGTTCTGGGGTGGGACCGCTTCCGCCTATACGACAAGGAAATGGGCGCGGCGGTCACCGCCACCGGTCGGGAGGTCATCGACTACACCGACGAAGTCGTCGCCGACGAGGGGTACGAGGTCGTTTACGGCGACACTGACTCCGTCATGCTCCAACTCGGAGATATCGGCCCGGCGGACGTCAACGGGGACGCGACGGTCACCGACGAGATGCGCGAGAAACACCCGGAGATGGGTGACGACGAACTCGAACTCGTCGCCGCGACCATCCAGAAAGGATTCGAACTGGAGGAGACGATCAACGACTCCTACGACGAATTCGCGATGGAGCGGCTCAACGCGAGTGAGCACCGGTTCCAGATAGAGTTCGAAAAGCTCTACCGGCGGTTCTTCCAGGCGGGCAAGAAGAAGCGCTACGCGGGCAACATCGTCTGGAAAGAAGGCAAACACGTCGACGACATCGATATCACCGGGTTCGAATACCAGCGGTCCGATATCGCGCCGATCACGAAACGGGTCCAGAAGGAAGTCATTGACCGCATCGTCCGCGGCGAGGACGCCGAGTCGATCAAGCAGTACGTCAGCGACGTCATCGAGGACTATCAGGACGGCAATGTCAACTACGACGATGTGGGCATTCCCGGCGGCATCGGGAAGAAACTCGACAACTACGACACCGACACCGCGCAGGTGCGGGGCGCGAAGTACGCCAACCTCCTACTAGGGACGAACTTCCAGAGCGGGTCCAAACCGAAGCGGCTGTATCTCGACCGGGTCCACTCGGACTTCTTCCAGCGTATCGAGGAAGAGGAAGGTCTGGACCCCCAGCGGGACCCGCTGTACGGCGAGTTCCGGCGGGACCCTGACGTAATTTGTTTCGAGTACGCGGATCAGATCCCCGAAGAGTTCGAAATCGACTGGGACAAGATGCTCGATAAGACCCTGAAAGGGCCGATTGCCCGCATTCTGGAGGCGATGGACATCTCCTGGGAGGAGGTCAAATCCGGGCAGGAACAAACAGGACTCGGGAGTTTCATGTAA
- the rad50 gene encoding DNA double-strand break repair ATPase Rad50 — MKFQRVKLSNFKCYDDADLRLDNGVTVIHGLNGSGKSSLLEACFFALYGSKALDENLGDVVTIGADDCTVELWFSHAGGDYHLTRRVRATGAQPTTAKCVLETPEGNYEGARDVRRRITELLRMDSEAFVNCAYVRQGEVNKLINASPSDRQDMLDDLLQLGKLEEYRERASDARVGVGRVRDDKQGALSQLDDQIQEKEEKDLHERLNGLETKESELQDEIEHIEDQKATAEETLTQAESVLEEYEEKREELSALEDDIEELETTITETETERTGLKEQISDLQDRRETLQANLSETVAETDLDSSETDPETVDARLDELQSRDDELQSRIEDQRVDAKEHSSTADALAESAADLESRAEDKREEAGELETDIEAARETIAQRREQISDIDDQIAELEARFEDAPTDREEAQSYKESVASDLEDARQRVTELETKLESKREALTEAEALLEAGKCPECGQDVAESPHVDSIEDDREQIAELEGMLADAREEVSDLQSEHEAATALVETADELVTLENNRSNIVQLVEEKEDGLDADQERIETLREEAADHESEAETKREKATEAREQAEDCRSIVAECNQERQQVKQSIERLERVENLLAKIGDCTDDIERLREKRSQQAELNDQRRDQLAEKRERKQELAESFDEERIEEARSEKQRAKKYIDQAAEALAEKREKRDELQNAIGGVTNEIEELESLRDRRKDLEATLEELETLYEETEELQEMYGTLRAELRQRNVETLERMLNQTFDLVYQNDSYSHIELDGQYQLTVYQKDGEPLEPEQLSGGERALFNLSLRCAIYRLLAEGIEGAAPMPPLILDEPTVFLDSGHVTQLLDLVEYMRDEVGVEQILVVSHDEELVGAADDLVRVEKDATTNRSRVERVEATVAELA, encoded by the coding sequence ATGAAATTCCAGCGTGTCAAGCTATCCAATTTCAAGTGCTACGACGATGCCGATCTGCGTCTGGATAACGGCGTGACCGTCATCCACGGACTCAACGGGAGCGGGAAGTCGTCCCTGCTTGAGGCCTGTTTCTTCGCGCTGTACGGCTCGAAGGCGCTGGATGAGAACCTTGGCGACGTGGTTACCATCGGGGCCGACGACTGTACCGTCGAACTGTGGTTCTCCCACGCCGGCGGCGACTATCACCTCACGCGCCGGGTCCGCGCGACCGGCGCGCAACCGACGACAGCGAAGTGTGTACTGGAGACACCTGAAGGGAACTACGAAGGAGCGCGCGACGTGCGCCGACGCATCACTGAACTCCTGCGGATGGACAGCGAGGCGTTCGTCAACTGCGCCTACGTCCGGCAGGGCGAGGTGAACAAGCTCATTAACGCCTCCCCCAGCGACCGCCAGGACATGCTCGATGACCTCCTGCAACTGGGAAAGCTGGAGGAGTACCGCGAGCGTGCTAGCGACGCCCGCGTCGGCGTCGGTCGCGTGCGTGACGACAAACAGGGAGCACTCTCACAACTCGACGATCAGATTCAGGAGAAAGAAGAGAAAGACCTTCACGAGCGCCTGAACGGCCTCGAAACGAAGGAATCGGAGCTGCAGGACGAAATCGAGCATATCGAGGATCAGAAGGCCACTGCCGAGGAGACGCTCACGCAGGCCGAGTCCGTCCTCGAAGAGTACGAGGAGAAACGCGAGGAACTGTCGGCGCTGGAAGACGACATCGAGGAACTGGAGACGACCATCACCGAGACGGAGACGGAACGAACCGGGCTCAAAGAGCAGATCAGCGACCTGCAGGACCGTCGGGAGACATTGCAGGCGAACCTCTCGGAAACGGTGGCCGAAACCGACCTCGACAGTTCGGAGACGGACCCCGAAACTGTCGATGCGCGACTCGACGAACTACAGTCCCGCGACGATGAACTGCAGAGCCGAATCGAGGACCAGCGCGTCGACGCGAAAGAACACAGCAGCACTGCCGACGCGCTGGCCGAGAGCGCTGCTGACCTCGAATCCCGAGCCGAGGACAAGCGCGAGGAAGCCGGCGAACTGGAAACAGATATCGAAGCAGCGCGAGAGACCATCGCCCAGCGGCGGGAGCAGATCAGCGACATCGACGACCAGATCGCCGAGCTTGAAGCCAGGTTCGAGGACGCGCCGACTGACCGCGAAGAGGCACAGTCGTACAAAGAATCAGTCGCCAGTGACCTCGAAGACGCCAGACAGCGGGTGACCGAACTGGAGACGAAACTGGAGAGCAAGCGCGAGGCGCTGACCGAGGCGGAGGCGCTGCTGGAGGCCGGCAAGTGCCCCGAGTGCGGACAGGACGTGGCCGAGTCGCCACACGTCGACTCCATCGAGGACGACCGCGAACAGATCGCTGAGCTGGAGGGAATGCTCGCGGATGCCCGCGAGGAGGTGTCGGACCTGCAGTCAGAACACGAGGCGGCGACGGCACTGGTCGAGACCGCGGACGAACTGGTGACGCTTGAGAACAACCGCTCGAACATCGTGCAACTGGTCGAGGAGAAAGAAGACGGGCTAGACGCGGATCAGGAGCGCATCGAGACGCTCCGCGAGGAAGCGGCGGACCACGAGTCCGAGGCCGAGACGAAGCGCGAGAAGGCCACCGAAGCCCGCGAGCAGGCCGAGGACTGTCGCTCGATCGTCGCCGAATGCAATCAAGAGCGCCAGCAGGTCAAACAGTCGATTGAGCGCTTAGAGCGGGTCGAAAACCTGCTTGCGAAGATCGGCGACTGCACTGATGACATCGAACGCTTGCGCGAGAAGCGCAGTCAGCAGGCCGAACTGAACGACCAGCGCCGCGACCAGCTCGCAGAGAAGCGCGAGCGCAAGCAAGAGCTGGCTGAGTCGTTCGACGAGGAACGCATCGAAGAGGCTCGAAGCGAGAAGCAGCGGGCGAAAAAGTACATCGACCAGGCAGCGGAGGCACTGGCAGAGAAACGCGAGAAACGCGACGAACTCCAGAACGCTATCGGTGGCGTCACGAACGAAATCGAGGAACTAGAGTCCCTGCGGGACCGGCGTAAAGACCTCGAAGCGACCCTGGAGGAACTCGAAACGCTATACGAGGAGACCGAGGAGCTACAGGAGATGTACGGCACACTTCGGGCGGAACTGCGCCAGCGCAACGTCGAGACGCTCGAACGGATGCTGAATCAGACGTTCGATCTGGTGTATCAGAACGACTCCTATTCCCACATCGAACTTGACGGGCAGTACCAGCTGACGGTGTACCAGAAGGACGGCGAGCCGCTGGAGCCCGAACAGCTCTCCGGCGGCGAGCGGGCGCTGTTCAACCTCAGCCTTCGGTGTGCGATCTATCGGTTGCTCGCCGAAGGCATCGAGGGAGCCGCGCCGATGCCCCCACTCATCCTCGACGAGCCGACGGTGTTCCTCGACTCGGGGCACGTCACGCAACTGCTCGACCTCGTCGAGTACATGCGCGATGAGGTCGGCGTCGAGCAGATTCTCGTGGTCAGCCATGACGAGGAACTCGTCGGTGCGGCAGACGACCTCGTCCGCGTCGAGAAAGACGCCACGACCAACCGCTCGCGGGTCGAGCGGGTCGAAGCAACGGTCGCGGAACTAGCCTGA
- the mre11 gene encoding DNA double-strand break repair protein Mre11, whose protein sequence is MTRVIHTGDTHVGYQQYNVPDRRDDFLDAFRQVVRDAIADDADAVVHAGDLFHDRRPALTDIMGTLTVLEELSEADIPLLAVVGNHEAKRDAQWLDLYESLGLATRLSDEPTVIGETAFYGLDFVPRSQRDDLDYNFAPHDADSAALVTHGLFQPFDYGDWDAEEILTESSVEFDAMLLGDNHDPGKQQVEDAWVTYCGSTERASASEREDRGYNIVTFDDEVRITRRGLDTREFVFVDVELGPEEGVERVRSRVGQHDLEDAVVIVSISGDGDPVTPASVESFALDRGALVARVTDHREITAEERETDISFADPDDAVTERIRDLGLSEAAHDIDETIRASKVADANVKNEVERYVRELLSEDSDALAADTETAASDGASDTEANANTAEDDAENGAAVNEADDKAPVDGADDDGQASVEEFL, encoded by the coding sequence ATGACACGGGTGATACACACCGGCGATACCCACGTCGGGTATCAGCAGTACAACGTCCCTGACCGACGGGACGACTTCCTTGATGCGTTCCGGCAGGTGGTCCGAGACGCCATCGCGGACGACGCTGACGCCGTTGTCCACGCCGGTGACCTGTTCCACGACCGCCGCCCAGCCCTGACCGACATCATGGGTACGCTGACCGTTCTCGAAGAACTCTCTGAAGCCGATATTCCGCTCCTTGCCGTCGTGGGCAACCACGAGGCCAAACGCGACGCCCAGTGGCTCGACCTGTACGAGTCGCTCGGCCTGGCGACGCGGCTGAGCGACGAGCCGACCGTCATCGGCGAGACTGCCTTCTACGGCCTCGATTTCGTCCCGCGCTCGCAGCGCGACGACCTCGACTACAACTTCGCCCCACACGACGCGGACAGCGCCGCGCTGGTCACCCACGGCCTGTTCCAGCCCTTCGACTACGGTGACTGGGACGCCGAAGAAATTCTGACCGAGTCGTCGGTCGAGTTCGACGCGATGCTGCTCGGCGACAACCACGACCCCGGTAAACAGCAGGTCGAAGACGCCTGGGTCACCTACTGTGGGTCGACCGAGCGCGCGAGTGCGAGCGAACGTGAGGACCGCGGCTACAACATCGTCACCTTCGACGACGAGGTCCGAATCACCCGCCGCGGCCTCGACACCCGCGAGTTCGTCTTTGTCGACGTGGAACTCGGCCCTGAGGAAGGGGTCGAGCGTGTTCGGAGCCGCGTCGGCCAGCACGATCTGGAAGACGCCGTGGTCATCGTCTCCATCAGCGGCGACGGCGACCCGGTGACCCCGGCCAGCGTCGAATCGTTCGCGCTCGACCGGGGGGCGCTCGTGGCACGCGTCACTGACCACCGTGAAATAACGGCCGAGGAGCGCGAAACGGATATCAGCTTCGCCGACCCCGACGACGCCGTCACCGAGCGCATCCGCGACCTCGGATTGAGCGAGGCCGCCCACGATATCGACGAGACCATCCGCGCCTCGAAGGTCGCCGACGCGAACGTAAAAAACGAGGTCGAACGGTACGTGCGTGAACTGCTGTCCGAGGATTCGGACGCCCTCGCAGCCGACACAGAAACGGCTGCGAGTGATGGCGCGTCCGACACGGAAGCGAACGCAAACACAGCTGAGGACGACGCCGAGAACGGAGCAGCGGTGAACGAGGCCGACGACAAGGCACCGGTGGACGGGGCCGATGACGACGGCCAGGCGAGCGTCGAGGAGTTCCTGTAA
- a CDS encoding ATPase, T2SS/T4P/T4SS family, giving the protein MREWLFGSSTAPECRCETAIEGGRLVVTAGECPGGGDLAASADCRATVIDSLSSASVDTVITEQAGQERVYSNRAAAVLTAAGRFATRVASLDDRLGDRARRDPVAAAAEAVGRAGPVADLAAETGLAVATEGFDTSEQALTAYTGPTISDARVGAAPPADSALRDQQTLPTEAVVRRYDTHGDQLPMYHIEPREQRFDANTMETLVEAYERVATAAVDGGCHPYDAATAVADDGSTATAVGAVLEKHTGGLGILEDIFADQRVSDVFATAPVSNTRLRVRCDGETMRTNVRLTPSGANTLASTFRRSSGRAFSRANPTLDATATVADRQIRVAGVSEPVSDGLAFAFRAHDSDVWRLTDFVENGTMPAAVAALLSVVAERGGACLVAGPRGAGKTTTLGALLWEIPHEVRTILIEDTPELPASSLQSDGRDVQALRTARGDGPSVNATEALRTALRLGDGALAVGEVRGEEAGVLYEAMRVGGGDGAVLGTIHGNGPEAVRERLVSDLDVPVQSFAATDLVVTMAPPTSEHGRGIASVAEIVSHSDDVTFEMLYERDESTATATGRLERGNSRLVESLATPGESYAEVLDAIETRTERFEESVAVETRTDEPPTDEVQP; this is encoded by the coding sequence ATGCGTGAGTGGCTCTTTGGATCATCGACAGCGCCTGAGTGTCGCTGTGAAACGGCCATTGAGGGCGGTCGACTGGTGGTGACAGCGGGCGAGTGTCCGGGCGGCGGCGACCTCGCCGCGTCGGCTGACTGCCGGGCGACAGTCATCGATTCGCTCTCCTCGGCCAGTGTCGATACTGTCATCACGGAGCAAGCAGGACAGGAGCGAGTGTACAGCAATCGAGCGGCAGCGGTGCTCACCGCGGCTGGCCGGTTCGCGACCAGAGTCGCCTCGCTTGACGACCGCCTTGGAGACCGTGCCCGCCGCGACCCTGTCGCTGCCGCCGCGGAGGCAGTCGGGAGAGCGGGGCCGGTCGCTGACCTGGCGGCGGAGACCGGGTTGGCGGTCGCCACAGAAGGCTTCGATACCAGTGAGCAGGCGCTCACTGCATACACTGGGCCAACGATTAGCGATGCCCGTGTCGGGGCAGCGCCACCAGCGGATTCGGCGCTCCGGGACCAGCAAACGCTCCCGACAGAGGCCGTCGTTCGGCGATACGACACGCACGGCGACCAACTACCGATGTATCATATCGAGCCCCGCGAACAGCGGTTCGACGCGAACACGATGGAGACGCTTGTCGAAGCGTACGAGCGAGTCGCGACCGCTGCCGTCGACGGCGGCTGTCACCCGTACGACGCAGCTACCGCGGTGGCCGACGATGGCTCGACGGCAACCGCTGTCGGGGCTGTACTGGAGAAGCACACGGGCGGGCTCGGGATTCTTGAAGATATCTTCGCCGATCAGCGGGTGTCAGACGTGTTCGCGACAGCCCCGGTGAGCAACACCCGGCTCCGAGTGCGTTGTGACGGTGAAACCATGCGAACGAATGTTCGCCTGACGCCGTCGGGCGCGAACACCCTGGCGTCGACGTTCAGACGGTCGAGCGGCCGAGCGTTCTCGCGAGCGAATCCGACGCTCGATGCGACAGCGACGGTGGCTGACCGGCAAATTCGCGTCGCCGGTGTGAGCGAACCGGTCAGTGACGGCCTCGCTTTCGCCTTTCGCGCCCACGACAGCGACGTGTGGCGGTTGACTGACTTCGTCGAGAACGGGACGATGCCGGCCGCCGTTGCCGCCCTGCTCTCTGTCGTCGCGGAGCGAGGCGGGGCCTGTCTTGTCGCCGGCCCTCGCGGCGCGGGCAAGACGACGACACTTGGGGCGTTGCTCTGGGAGATCCCCCACGAGGTCCGGACCATCCTGATCGAGGACACACCCGAGCTTCCGGCGTCGTCCCTGCAGTCCGACGGACGGGACGTGCAGGCGCTTCGAACCGCCAGAGGAGATGGGCCGTCAGTCAATGCGACAGAGGCTCTTCGGACCGCGCTCCGACTTGGCGACGGCGCGCTCGCCGTTGGAGAGGTCCGCGGCGAGGAGGCGGGCGTTCTCTACGAGGCGATGCGTGTCGGTGGCGGCGACGGGGCCGTCCTCGGAACGATTCACGGCAACGGCCCCGAAGCCGTTCGGGAACGACTGGTGTCGGACCTCGATGTTCCTGTCCAGTCGTTCGCCGCGACGGACCTCGTGGTGACGATGGCTCCGCCCACGTCGGAACACGGCCGCGGTATCGCATCTGTCGCGGAAATCGTCTCTCACAGTGACGATGTCACCTTTGAGATGCTCTACGAGCGCGACGAGTCGACAGCGACGGCTACCGGTCGCTTAGAGCGGGGTAACAGCCGTCTGGTGGAATCACTCGCCACGCCGGGCGAGTCTTACGCCGAGGTACTCGACGCTATCGAGACACGAACCGAACGATTCGAGGAGTCGGTGGCTGTCGAGACGCGTACGGACGAACCGCCCACAGACGAGGTCCAGCCGTGA
- a CDS encoding type II secretion system F family protein, with product MSHASGSDDSPDDANKPPVTLLTTALVAAFPGIVEVPDDYRGACRLLSLSVPPETVLTASYGVALCGSLLALLVVMTVPGLLATVMGLGLLTLSLGVAALGRYGVPFAAEAKRIRTLGTAPSLVTTLVLGVTLWPSAERAAAFAGRTGNGLLAERLDYHRQRAAGTPRSGLGTFAASWSDRFPALERAVGLVENATAAPAEERPEVLERARRCILNGTRDEMAAFAASLRGPATELYAFGVLLPLAMASLLPAAAAAGVPVTAPVLIGTYGVVLPAALLVACCWLLGRRPVAFPPATIPRSHPDVPASALPSIVVGIVAGIGGWLLAGALVAAWASPIGALGAGVGSALVSYYRPVAEVRDRVTDIEAGLPDALSAVGRRLDRGQSVEAALVEAVDEVPEPTSAVIEAAAARQEHLGTSVWGAFLGPGGALADVPSHRARRVATLLDTAATIGPPAGASVTTMGEHLDALRDIERETRRDLSQITETLSNTAALFGPLIGGATVALAGSMGGGEQFATVPGALLGPVVGWYVLVLAVLLTALSTGLHRGLDRALVGYRTGLALLSATATYLVAIVATGLLV from the coding sequence GTGAGCCACGCCAGCGGTTCAGACGACTCCCCTGATGACGCGAACAAGCCACCAGTCACACTGCTCACAACCGCGCTCGTTGCGGCCTTCCCGGGCATTGTCGAGGTGCCAGATGACTACCGGGGGGCGTGTCGGCTGCTCTCGTTGTCGGTCCCCCCGGAAACGGTGCTGACTGCCAGTTACGGCGTCGCGCTGTGTGGCTCCCTGCTCGCGCTGCTCGTTGTTATGACTGTGCCCGGGCTACTGGCGACGGTCATGGGCCTTGGACTCCTTACCCTGTCCCTGGGCGTCGCAGCGCTGGGACGGTACGGCGTGCCGTTCGCAGCGGAGGCAAAGCGGATTCGGACGCTGGGAACTGCGCCGTCGCTCGTCACGACGTTAGTGCTCGGTGTGACGCTGTGGCCCAGCGCTGAGCGGGCGGCGGCGTTCGCCGGACGGACTGGAAACGGCCTGCTTGCCGAACGGCTGGACTACCACCGGCAGCGAGCCGCAGGCACGCCACGGAGCGGTCTGGGAACGTTCGCGGCGTCATGGAGCGACAGATTCCCGGCGCTCGAACGTGCAGTCGGACTGGTCGAGAACGCGACGGCGGCTCCAGCCGAGGAGCGGCCCGAGGTCCTTGAACGCGCACGGCGATGCATCCTCAATGGGACGCGCGACGAGATGGCGGCCTTCGCGGCCTCACTCCGAGGTCCGGCGACCGAGCTGTACGCGTTCGGTGTTCTCCTGCCGCTGGCGATGGCGTCGCTGCTGCCTGCCGCCGCTGCCGCGGGTGTCCCAGTGACCGCCCCTGTGCTGATCGGAACCTACGGCGTCGTGTTGCCCGCCGCGCTGCTGGTCGCCTGTTGCTGGTTGCTGGGCCGGCGACCGGTCGCGTTCCCGCCGGCGACAATCCCACGAAGCCATCCGGACGTGCCGGCGTCGGCACTCCCGTCAATTGTGGTCGGCATCGTCGCCGGAATCGGGGGGTGGCTCCTTGCCGGCGCGCTCGTCGCCGCGTGGGCGTCTCCTATCGGCGCACTCGGGGCCGGCGTCGGAAGCGCGCTCGTCAGCTACTACCGACCGGTCGCCGAGGTCCGCGACCGTGTCACCGACATCGAAGCGGGGCTCCCGGACGCGCTGTCAGCTGTCGGTCGACGACTGGACCGCGGCCAGTCGGTCGAAGCCGCGCTCGTCGAGGCTGTCGACGAGGTACCCGAACCAACCAGCGCTGTCATCGAAGCCGCCGCCGCCCGACAGGAGCATCTCGGAACCAGCGTCTGGGGGGCGTTTCTGGGTCCCGGCGGCGCGCTCGCTGATGTTCCGAGCCATCGAGCTCGCCGAGTGGCGACGCTGCTGGATACAGCCGCAACAATCGGGCCACCAGCGGGAGCGTCCGTGACGACGATGGGTGAGCATCTGGACGCACTCCGCGACATCGAGCGCGAGACGCGTCGTGATCTCTCGCAGATCACTGAGACGCTGTCGAACACCGCCGCACTGTTCGGGCCACTGATCGGCGGCGCGACCGTTGCGCTGGCTGGGTCGATGGGGGGCGGCGAACAGTTCGCTACCGTTCCGGGTGCGCTGCTGGGGCCGGTCGTCGGCTGGTACGTGCTTGTGCTGGCTGTTTTGCTGACGGCGCTATCGACGGGCCTGCACCGAGGTCTCGACCGCGCGCTCGTTGGCTACCGAACCGGCTTGGCGCTCCTGTCGGCTACAGCCACTTACCTCGTCGCCATCGTCGCCACCGGGCTGCTGGTCTGA
- a CDS encoding DUF5791 family protein translates to MLRGEFPDAGEQSPEELLAAYGTVLAETVETVGVEEIVAETGFDQATVAAFADGDIADRTLDEAVAVLATGPNRPDADALQAEAQDILLMGMTTAVMDVESLASGIDDELEPKEIQQKIEGRHPVTLAEYALLHSHIEGEKR, encoded by the coding sequence ATGCTTCGAGGCGAGTTTCCGGACGCTGGCGAGCAGTCCCCCGAAGAGTTACTGGCGGCCTACGGCACCGTGCTGGCCGAGACAGTCGAGACAGTCGGCGTCGAGGAAATCGTCGCCGAGACCGGTTTCGACCAAGCGACAGTGGCAGCGTTCGCCGACGGCGATATTGCCGACCGGACGCTTGATGAGGCGGTCGCTGTGCTGGCGACTGGGCCGAACCGGCCGGACGCCGACGCACTGCAGGCCGAAGCGCAGGATATCCTCCTGATGGGGATGACAACGGCTGTAATGGACGTTGAATCCCTCGCCTCCGGCATCGACGATGAACTGGAGCCAAAGGAAATTCAGCAGAAAATCGAGGGCAGACATCCGGTGACGCTGGCCGAGTACGCCCTCCTGCACAGCCATATCGAGGGGGAAAAGCGGTGA